From the genome of Nasonia vitripennis strain AsymCx chromosome 1, Nvit_psr_1.1, whole genome shotgun sequence, one region includes:
- the LOC100119041 gene encoding synaptic vesicle glycoprotein 2B isoform X2: protein MVSSALMWGFIADAFGRKPIVFYGYLIDGILNVLSGFSQSFYVLAIFKFLSGFVVSGPYASVMTYCAEFHCTKDRPKITMLVGVLITAGSIIGASLALLIIPQDWSFSIGNYIIRSWQIYLIFCGVPILFGTTCLSFFPESPKFLMSQGRNDEALEVFKTIYSVNSGKSKESYPIQFLENETAKQSTLESNETLLKPKSLKECVHEGMLQMKPLFMGSFFARLMLVVTIQFCGMLSTNTIRLWQPQLFAILAESDASDLNSDFSFCSVIDQSTFTRINESITKSIVNASVAVECIQKTVENSVYTNTIIISASSLFFCVLAGILVSLINNKLLLLISYSVAICSVLALNWTDSVILTLIAISLFVGCLSASVNLVISIVVNLFPTTMRTMAVSLTMMTGRIGSLIGNIMFPIFLEYGCIVALLCLTALVSASFILTIFIPKPKENVK, encoded by the exons ATGGTCAGTAGCGCTTTGATGTGGGGTTTCATAGCAGATGCATTTGGAAGAAAACCTATAGTATTCTATGGCTACCTCATAGATGGCATTTTAAATGTTCTAAGTGGGTTCTCGCAAAGTTTTTATGTCCTggctatttttaaatttctttccggatttgt CGTTAGTGGGCCATACGCTTCTGTCATGACGTACTGTGCAGAATTTCACTGTACAAAAGATAGACCAAAAATAACTATGTTAGTTGGAGTTCTTATAACAGCAGGATCTATTATTGGTGCAA GCTTAGCATTGCTTATTATTCCTCAAGACTGGTCGTTCAGTATtggtaattatattatacgttCGTGGCAAATCTATTTGATCTTTTGTGGAGTTCCTATCTTGTTTGGAACAACGTGTCTAAGCTTTTTCCCAGAAAGTCCCAAATTTCTCATGAGTCAAGGCCGTAACGATGAAGCTCTTGAAgtatttaaaacaatttattctGTCAATTCCGGCAAATCTAAAGAGAGTTATCCG ATACAATTTCTAGAAAATGAGACGGCTAAACAATCCACTTTGGAGTCTAATGAAACATTATTAAAACCCAAAAGCCTCAAAGAATGCGTGCATGAAGGAATGTTACAAATGAAGCCGTTGTTTATGGGTTCTTTCTTTGCTCGTCTAATGCTGGTTGTTACGATTCAATTTTGCGGCATGTTGAG TACCAACACGATTCGATTATGGCAGCCGCAACTTTTCGCCATCTTAGCAGAAAGTGATGCAAGTGACCTGAACtccgatttttcattttgtagCGTCATCGACCAATCTACTTTCACGCGAATCAATGAAAGTATTACAAAAAGTATTGTGAATGCAAGTGTAGCTGTCGAATGCATACAG aaaacAGTGGAAAATTCTGTATACACAAACACGATCATAATTTCAGcatcttctttatttttctgtgTCCTCGCGGGGATACTTGTCAGCTTGATCAACAATAAACTCCTTTTGC TTATATCTTATTCCGTTGCCATCTGCTCTGTATTGGCATTGAACTGGACTGATAGCGTAATACTAACTTTGATAGCAATAAGTTTATTTGTTGGTTGCTTAAGTGCATCAGTTAATTTAGTAATCAGCATAGTTGTTAATCTCTTTCCTACGACAATGAG AACAATGGCTGTTAGTTTGACAATGATGACAGGTCGTATCGGTTCTCTTATTGGGAACATAATGTTTCccatatttttagaatatgGATGTATTGTAGCGTTATTATGTTTGACTGCGTTAGTTTCAG cATCTTTTATACTGACGATATTTATTCCTAAACCTAAGGAAAACGTGAAATGA
- the LOC100119041 gene encoding synaptic vesicle glycoprotein 2B isoform X1, whose translation MGSRNDQPVQTVELDSTVKHETPRSKAADFEEAVAATGYGKFHYLLYLAIIPASWSSSFDTSTTSMIIPSTECDLNLTLFQKGVLNAIVYAGMVSSALMWGFIADAFGRKPIVFYGYLIDGILNVLSGFSQSFYVLAIFKFLSGFVVSGPYASVMTYCAEFHCTKDRPKITMLVGVLITAGSIIGASLALLIIPQDWSFSIGNYIIRSWQIYLIFCGVPILFGTTCLSFFPESPKFLMSQGRNDEALEVFKTIYSVNSGKSKESYPIQFLENETAKQSTLESNETLLKPKSLKECVHEGMLQMKPLFMGSFFARLMLVVTIQFCGMLSTNTIRLWQPQLFAILAESDASDLNSDFSFCSVIDQSTFTRINESITKSIVNASVAVECIQKTVENSVYTNTIIISASSLFFCVLAGILVSLINNKLLLLISYSVAICSVLALNWTDSVILTLIAISLFVGCLSASVNLVISIVVNLFPTTMRTMAVSLTMMTGRIGSLIGNIMFPIFLEYGCIVALLCLTALVSASFILTIFIPKPKENVK comes from the exons ATGGGGTCACGAAATGACCAGCCCGTGCAAACGGTCGAGCTTGACTCGACTGTTAAGC ATGAAACTCCTCGGTCGAAAGCAGCTGATTTCGAAGAAGCAGTTGCTGCTACTGGATACGGAAAGTTCCACTATCTGTTGTATTTGGCAATAATTCCGGCTTCATGGTCGTCTTCTTTTGATACATCAACAACATCGATGATAATACCGTCGACAGAATGTGATTTGAATCTAACGCTTTTTCAAAAAGGTGTACTCAATGCTATCGTTTATGCAG gTATGGTCAGTAGCGCTTTGATGTGGGGTTTCATAGCAGATGCATTTGGAAGAAAACCTATAGTATTCTATGGCTACCTCATAGATGGCATTTTAAATGTTCTAAGTGGGTTCTCGCAAAGTTTTTATGTCCTggctatttttaaatttctttccggatttgt CGTTAGTGGGCCATACGCTTCTGTCATGACGTACTGTGCAGAATTTCACTGTACAAAAGATAGACCAAAAATAACTATGTTAGTTGGAGTTCTTATAACAGCAGGATCTATTATTGGTGCAA GCTTAGCATTGCTTATTATTCCTCAAGACTGGTCGTTCAGTATtggtaattatattatacgttCGTGGCAAATCTATTTGATCTTTTGTGGAGTTCCTATCTTGTTTGGAACAACGTGTCTAAGCTTTTTCCCAGAAAGTCCCAAATTTCTCATGAGTCAAGGCCGTAACGATGAAGCTCTTGAAgtatttaaaacaatttattctGTCAATTCCGGCAAATCTAAAGAGAGTTATCCG ATACAATTTCTAGAAAATGAGACGGCTAAACAATCCACTTTGGAGTCTAATGAAACATTATTAAAACCCAAAAGCCTCAAAGAATGCGTGCATGAAGGAATGTTACAAATGAAGCCGTTGTTTATGGGTTCTTTCTTTGCTCGTCTAATGCTGGTTGTTACGATTCAATTTTGCGGCATGTTGAG TACCAACACGATTCGATTATGGCAGCCGCAACTTTTCGCCATCTTAGCAGAAAGTGATGCAAGTGACCTGAACtccgatttttcattttgtagCGTCATCGACCAATCTACTTTCACGCGAATCAATGAAAGTATTACAAAAAGTATTGTGAATGCAAGTGTAGCTGTCGAATGCATACAG aaaacAGTGGAAAATTCTGTATACACAAACACGATCATAATTTCAGcatcttctttatttttctgtgTCCTCGCGGGGATACTTGTCAGCTTGATCAACAATAAACTCCTTTTGC TTATATCTTATTCCGTTGCCATCTGCTCTGTATTGGCATTGAACTGGACTGATAGCGTAATACTAACTTTGATAGCAATAAGTTTATTTGTTGGTTGCTTAAGTGCATCAGTTAATTTAGTAATCAGCATAGTTGTTAATCTCTTTCCTACGACAATGAG AACAATGGCTGTTAGTTTGACAATGATGACAGGTCGTATCGGTTCTCTTATTGGGAACATAATGTTTCccatatttttagaatatgGATGTATTGTAGCGTTATTATGTTTGACTGCGTTAGTTTCAG cATCTTTTATACTGACGATATTTATTCCTAAACCTAAGGAAAACGTGAAATGA